A stretch of Leptospira hartskeerlii DNA encodes these proteins:
- the coaD gene encoding pantetheine-phosphate adenylyltransferase yields the protein MTRIAVYPGSFDPLTRGHLDILQRSVGLFDKVIIGVAVNSNKSLLFSIEERVEFIREATKGWDNLEIDTFEGLTVDYCKKRGAKSIIRGLRAVTDFDYEYAISLMNKKLAPEVETIFLMSSNDYSFVSSTIVKEVARHGRDVSAQVPDHVSKALLKKLYHK from the coding sequence ATGACAAGAATTGCTGTTTATCCTGGCTCCTTCGATCCTTTGACTAGAGGACATTTGGACATTCTCCAAAGGTCTGTAGGTCTATTCGACAAAGTGATCATAGGTGTCGCGGTAAACTCCAATAAAAGTCTTCTTTTTTCCATAGAAGAACGAGTAGAATTCATTAGAGAAGCGACCAAGGGTTGGGACAATCTGGAAATAGACACTTTCGAAGGATTGACAGTGGACTATTGCAAAAAGAGAGGAGCCAAAAGTATCATCAGAGGACTTAGAGCAGTCACCGATTTTGATTACGAATATGCTATTTCTCTAATGAATAAAAAGCTCGCTCCGGAAGTAGAAACAATCTTCCTAATGTCCTCAAACGACTATTCTTTCGTATCTTCTACAATCGTAAAAGAAGTGGCAAGACATGGAAGGGATGTATCCGCTCAAGTCCCGGATCACGTAAGCAAAGCATTACTTAAAAAATTATACCACAAGTAA
- the nirB gene encoding nitrite reductase large subunit NirB produces the protein MKRKLVILGNGMVGHRFAEKIAEYGGTEKFEVTILGEEPRRAYDRVHLSEYFTNRSADSLYLSPSDWYRTNGIRLLLSEPAISIDTVSRKVTTSAGTELPFDELVVATGSSAFVPNFEGVDKQGVFVYRTIEDLEKIMSYAKQVSKVAVLGGGLLGLEAAKAVLDMGKESHVVEFASRLMPRQLDEAASSVLKSKIESLGVRIHLNKETKHALGDSSFQGLEFVDGSVLEVEMLIVSAGIRPRDELAKNSGIEVGQRGGIIVDDELRTNVYGVYAIGEVALHKGMIYGLVAPGYEMAEILAYNLCSPGQKTKSYAGSDLSTKLKLIGVDVASFGDALGQTEHLPIAYTNPRTGVYKKLVLSPDGKKLKGGILVGDADAYSTLLTLYLNNVELPAEPESLIVGTPSEEGSAFGSLPDDAKICSCNNVSKGDLLGAIRSGSCSDLKGLKECTKAGTGCGGCIPQMNSILKEELRAQGKVVTEHVCEHFKYSRQELFQIAKVKGIRSFEEMIRTHGMGNGCEVCKPAVASIIASIYNEPIQKHREIQDTNDKYLANIQRGGTYSVVPRIPGGEITPDKLIVIGQIAKKYDLYCKITGGQRIDLLGARMDQLPDIWKDLVEEGFESGHAYGKAMRTVKSCVGSTWCRYGVQDSTAFAIRIEERYRGIRAPHKLKSAVSGCIRECAEARGKDFGIIATEKGWNLYVGGNGGVNPKHAILLAADLDEETCVKYIDRFMMFYIRTADKLVRTSAWLEQLEGGIEYLKDVVINDRLGINKALEEEMDNLVGTYVCEWKDVVDDPEKQKRYKHFINSEDSDPTVRFIEERGQKRPVDWPKKELVSN, from the coding sequence ATGAAACGGAAGTTAGTAATTCTTGGGAATGGAATGGTGGGTCACAGATTCGCCGAAAAAATCGCTGAATACGGTGGCACTGAAAAATTTGAAGTAACTATTTTAGGAGAAGAACCTAGAAGAGCTTACGATCGAGTTCATCTTTCCGAATATTTTACGAATAGATCCGCAGATTCTCTTTATCTTTCTCCTTCCGATTGGTATAGAACCAACGGGATCCGCTTATTACTTTCTGAGCCTGCTATCTCAATAGATACCGTTTCCAGAAAAGTAACAACTTCTGCCGGAACTGAATTACCTTTTGATGAATTGGTAGTCGCTACCGGTTCTTCCGCTTTTGTTCCGAATTTCGAAGGCGTGGATAAACAAGGAGTTTTTGTTTATCGTACAATTGAAGATCTAGAAAAGATCATGTCTTATGCTAAACAAGTTTCCAAAGTAGCTGTGCTTGGTGGTGGTTTATTAGGTTTAGAAGCTGCCAAAGCAGTTTTAGACATGGGAAAAGAAAGCCATGTAGTTGAATTCGCATCTCGTTTGATGCCAAGACAATTGGATGAGGCTGCTTCTTCCGTTCTAAAATCTAAGATTGAATCCTTAGGCGTCCGTATTCATTTAAATAAAGAAACAAAACATGCATTAGGCGATTCAAGTTTCCAAGGTCTGGAATTCGTAGATGGTTCCGTTTTAGAAGTGGAGATGTTGATCGTATCCGCAGGGATCCGGCCTAGAGATGAACTGGCAAAAAATTCAGGAATAGAAGTCGGACAAAGAGGCGGGATCATCGTAGATGACGAGTTAAGAACGAACGTCTACGGTGTATACGCAATCGGAGAAGTTGCACTTCATAAGGGAATGATCTACGGACTCGTCGCTCCAGGTTATGAAATGGCAGAGATACTCGCTTATAATCTTTGCAGCCCTGGACAAAAAACGAAATCTTATGCAGGTTCGGATCTTTCTACAAAACTAAAACTGATCGGAGTGGATGTTGCTTCCTTCGGTGATGCATTAGGTCAAACAGAACATCTTCCGATCGCTTATACAAATCCTCGCACAGGTGTGTATAAAAAATTAGTTCTTTCTCCTGACGGTAAAAAACTGAAGGGAGGGATCTTGGTAGGAGATGCTGATGCATATTCTACCCTTCTCACTCTCTATTTAAATAACGTAGAACTTCCCGCAGAGCCTGAGTCTTTGATTGTAGGAACTCCATCTGAAGAAGGTTCCGCATTCGGTTCTCTTCCGGACGATGCAAAGATCTGCTCTTGTAATAACGTTTCTAAAGGAGATCTTTTAGGAGCGATCCGTTCGGGTTCTTGCTCTGATCTGAAAGGTTTGAAAGAATGCACCAAGGCCGGAACCGGTTGTGGTGGTTGTATCCCTCAGATGAATTCCATCTTGAAGGAAGAGCTTCGTGCCCAAGGAAAAGTTGTCACAGAACATGTTTGCGAACATTTTAAATATTCTAGACAAGAATTGTTCCAGATCGCGAAGGTAAAAGGAATCCGCAGCTTCGAAGAGATGATCCGTACTCATGGAATGGGAAATGGCTGCGAGGTTTGTAAACCTGCCGTGGCTTCTATCATTGCAAGTATTTACAACGAACCAATCCAAAAGCATAGAGAGATCCAAGATACCAACGATAAGTATCTTGCAAATATCCAAAGAGGTGGAACGTACTCTGTTGTTCCTCGTATCCCTGGCGGAGAGATTACTCCTGACAAGCTGATCGTGATCGGTCAGATCGCGAAGAAGTACGATCTCTACTGCAAGATCACCGGTGGTCAAAGGATAGATCTACTTGGTGCAAGAATGGATCAACTTCCTGACATCTGGAAAGATCTAGTAGAAGAAGGTTTCGAAAGCGGACATGCGTACGGTAAAGCGATGCGTACCGTTAAAAGTTGTGTTGGCTCTACTTGGTGCAGATACGGAGTTCAAGACAGTACTGCATTTGCAATTCGTATAGAAGAAAGATACAGAGGTATCAGAGCTCCTCATAAATTAAAATCAGCAGTCTCAGGTTGTATCAGAGAATGTGCAGAGGCAAGAGGCAAAGACTTCGGGATCATCGCAACTGAAAAAGGTTGGAACCTTTATGTGGGTGGGAACGGAGGAGTAAATCCGAAACATGCAATCCTTCTTGCAGCAGACTTGGATGAAGAGACCTGCGTTAAATACATAGACAGGTTCATGATGTTCTATATCAGAACTGCGGATAAACTTGTAAGAACTTCCGCATGGTTGGAGCAACTGGAAGGCGGTATAGAATATCTGAAAGATGTGGTCATTAACGACAGACTTGGAATCAACAAAGCATTAGAAGAAGAAATGGACAATCTTGTTGGGACCTACGTCTGCGAATGGAAAGACGTAGTAGATGATCCTGAAAAACAAAAGAGATATAAACATTTCATAAACAGCGAAGACTCCGATCCTACAGTTCGTTTCATCGAAGAAAGAGGACAAAAACGTCCTGTAGATTGGCCTAAAAAAGAACTGGTTTCGAACTAG
- a CDS encoding nitrate reductase, which produces MNTENGFRSTCSYCGVGCGVLIQKESETSFTVEGDPDHPANKGMLCSKGMNLHHTVLDKSDRLLHPMARNPKTGELQKTDWDSALGEIASRFKNLIKEYGPDSVGFYVSGQLLTEEYYVVNKLTKGFLNTNNIDTNSRLCMSSAVVGYKMSLGEDSVPISYDDIEIADCFLIAGANPAWCHPILFRRIEARKNSDPNVKIIVVDPRKTESCESADLHLQIIPGTDILLFNAIARSLIETDSLDPNFIKSHTEGFEELKEKVFSISMKEYADSCGVSEESIREAASLISNSKGFLTLWAMGLNQSVVGVNKNLALINLNLITGKIGKPGSGPFSLTGQPNAMGGREVGGLCNLLPAHRNLADENHRKEVADFWGVESIRDKPGYSATEMFENLKNGKMKAIWIVCTNPTVSLPDARTVEAGLRNAELVVVQDISDRHESISFAHYVLPAAGWTEKQGTMTNSDRRITYLPKIFNPPGDAKADTWILTEFAEKMGFGASFNYKSEEEVFLEHCLLTKGTNIDIGGLDYSILKEKRSVQWPFPSKDHEGTPRLFSDGKFYRPGGKAKIHSVEPEDTSEKTNEDFPLILTTGRIRDQWHTMTRTGKVRKLKEHKREPYLEIHPTDAKERGIIESQIVEVKNERGSVRVRATLTESIRQGTVFLPMHWGRKNGNDEARANNLTSSKFDPFSKQPGFKISAVEVLPYKKPKEKILIIGGGNGTLAFLRKFRAISPDDEITVLCKEEHPFYNRILLPDLISGDKQFSQLSAVSEEEIESWNIEVKSSISVSEILPEGKKVRDSQGNTYSYNKLIIATGSRPSIPKYIPEKMLGIFSLRSKNDADRIKGFFVPNTHALIVGGGLLGLELAAALRTLNVNVTVLVRTDRLMSKQLDEISAEILRREVEARGIQILFDTEISKVYGSERLESVKFRDGSSIRPDGIVFAVGTVPNLELAKEAGINCKSGIMVNDFLQSSDPDIYAIGEVAEHSTGMYGTVAATEEQAEFAAWHMYGYKIGSYSGSMHSNLLKIPGLELVSLRLPDVPMDEAGPEYEAIVFFDKRKGRYKKCIIKGDRLVGAILVGDKSEFSEFKAMISSGIELGDKRDRLLTGSSPLKPPIGALVCSCNGVGKGNIEEEIRNGVCDLKTVSEKTGAGTGCGSCRPEILKILRESGAVAPA; this is translated from the coding sequence GTGAACACAGAAAATGGATTTCGAAGCACCTGTTCCTATTGCGGAGTCGGATGCGGTGTATTGATTCAAAAAGAGAGTGAAACCAGTTTTACGGTCGAAGGAGATCCGGATCATCCTGCGAATAAAGGAATGCTTTGCTCCAAAGGAATGAATTTGCATCACACCGTTTTGGATAAAAGTGACCGGCTTTTGCATCCAATGGCAAGAAATCCTAAAACGGGAGAATTGCAAAAAACGGACTGGGATTCTGCACTAGGAGAGATCGCTTCTCGCTTTAAGAATCTGATTAAAGAATACGGACCTGATTCGGTAGGCTTCTATGTTTCCGGGCAATTATTGACGGAAGAATATTATGTGGTGAATAAACTCACCAAAGGTTTTTTAAATACAAATAATATAGATACGAACTCAAGGCTTTGTATGAGCTCTGCAGTCGTAGGTTATAAGATGTCCTTGGGTGAGGACAGTGTTCCGATTTCTTACGACGATATAGAAATTGCAGATTGTTTTTTGATAGCGGGTGCCAATCCTGCATGGTGTCATCCGATCCTTTTTAGAAGGATAGAAGCTAGAAAAAATTCAGATCCGAATGTCAAGATCATCGTGGTCGATCCTAGAAAGACGGAGAGCTGCGAGAGTGCAGACTTACATCTTCAGATCATACCTGGAACCGATATATTATTATTCAATGCAATTGCAAGAAGTCTGATAGAGACGGATTCCTTAGATCCTAATTTTATCAAATCACATACGGAAGGCTTCGAAGAACTAAAGGAAAAAGTTTTTTCGATCAGTATGAAAGAATATGCGGACTCTTGCGGAGTCTCAGAAGAATCCATCAGAGAAGCGGCGAGTCTGATCTCTAATTCAAAAGGATTTTTAACTCTTTGGGCAATGGGCCTGAATCAAAGTGTGGTTGGAGTTAATAAAAATTTAGCGTTAATTAATTTGAATCTGATTACGGGGAAGATCGGCAAACCCGGGTCCGGTCCTTTCTCCTTAACTGGACAACCAAATGCAATGGGTGGAAGAGAAGTAGGCGGCCTATGTAATCTTTTGCCAGCCCATAGAAATCTTGCGGATGAAAATCATAGAAAGGAAGTAGCAGATTTCTGGGGAGTGGAATCTATTCGGGATAAGCCAGGTTATTCGGCCACGGAAATGTTCGAAAACTTAAAGAACGGAAAGATGAAAGCAATCTGGATTGTTTGTACAAATCCAACCGTAAGTCTTCCGGATGCAAGGACTGTAGAGGCCGGACTTCGAAATGCTGAGTTAGTAGTTGTCCAAGATATTTCAGATCGACATGAATCGATTTCATTTGCTCATTATGTTCTTCCTGCAGCCGGTTGGACTGAAAAACAAGGTACCATGACCAACTCAGACAGGCGAATAACGTATCTACCTAAGATTTTCAATCCTCCAGGAGATGCAAAGGCAGATACTTGGATACTAACAGAGTTTGCAGAGAAGATGGGTTTCGGTGCTTCTTTCAATTATAAAAGTGAAGAAGAAGTTTTTTTAGAACATTGTCTTCTTACTAAAGGTACAAATATAGATATCGGAGGTTTGGACTATTCTATCTTAAAAGAAAAAAGATCAGTGCAATGGCCGTTTCCTTCCAAGGATCATGAGGGAACTCCAAGATTATTTTCCGACGGAAAGTTTTATCGTCCAGGTGGAAAAGCAAAAATACATTCGGTAGAACCGGAAGATACTTCTGAAAAAACAAACGAGGATTTTCCTTTAATTCTTACTACAGGCAGGATCAGGGACCAATGGCATACAATGACCCGAACTGGAAAGGTAAGAAAACTCAAAGAACATAAAAGAGAACCTTATCTAGAGATCCATCCGACTGATGCAAAAGAAAGAGGGATTATAGAATCACAGATTGTAGAAGTCAAAAACGAAAGAGGAAGTGTTCGAGTTAGGGCTACGCTCACTGAGAGTATCCGACAAGGGACCGTATTCTTACCTATGCATTGGGGAAGGAAGAATGGAAATGATGAGGCGAGAGCAAATAATCTTACAAGCTCAAAGTTCGATCCATTTTCCAAACAGCCAGGATTTAAAATTTCCGCAGTAGAAGTTCTTCCTTATAAAAAACCTAAGGAAAAAATCCTGATTATTGGCGGCGGTAACGGAACTCTTGCGTTCCTTAGAAAGTTCAGGGCAATCTCTCCGGATGATGAGATCACTGTATTATGCAAGGAAGAACATCCATTTTATAATCGTATTCTATTGCCCGATCTGATCAGCGGAGATAAACAATTCTCCCAGTTATCTGCAGTTAGTGAAGAAGAGATAGAATCTTGGAATATAGAAGTTAAATCATCTATTTCAGTCTCAGAGATCCTTCCGGAAGGAAAGAAGGTCAGAGATTCCCAGGGAAACACGTATTCTTATAATAAACTGATTATCGCAACCGGTAGTAGGCCTTCTATTCCTAAATATATTCCCGAGAAGATGCTTGGGATCTTCAGTCTTCGTTCCAAAAACGATGCCGATCGGATCAAAGGATTTTTTGTTCCAAATACTCATGCGTTGATTGTGGGAGGAGGGTTGCTAGGTTTAGAACTTGCAGCTGCATTAAGAACTTTGAATGTAAATGTGACTGTTCTTGTAAGAACGGATCGATTGATGTCCAAACAGTTGGATGAGATCTCCGCGGAAATTTTGCGAAGAGAAGTAGAAGCAAGAGGGATCCAGATCTTATTTGATACCGAAATTTCTAAAGTGTATGGATCAGAAAGATTGGAGAGCGTAAAATTCAGAGACGGTTCCAGCATTCGTCCGGACGGGATTGTATTCGCAGTAGGAACGGTCCCGAATTTGGAACTAGCAAAAGAAGCGGGGATTAATTGTAAGTCCGGAATTATGGTGAACGATTTCTTACAATCTAGCGATCCGGATATTTATGCAATCGGAGAAGTCGCTGAACATTCTACAGGAATGTATGGAACTGTTGCAGCTACGGAAGAACAGGCTGAATTTGCGGCTTGGCATATGTATGGATATAAGATCGGTTCTTATTCAGGCTCGATGCATTCTAATCTTTTAAAAATCCCCGGACTGGAATTGGTGTCTTTAAGATTGCCTGATGTTCCAATGGATGAGGCAGGCCCCGAATATGAGGCGATTGTATTCTTCGATAAAAGAAAGGGCCGCTATAAAAAATGTATTATCAAAGGAGATCGTTTGGTTGGAGCAATCTTGGTAGGAGACAAGTCCGAGTTTTCCGAATTCAAGGCAATGATCTCCTCCGGTATTGAGCTAGGAGATAAGAGAGATAGACTTTTGACGGGATCTTCTCCGCTAAAACCTCCAATAGGTGCATTGGTATGTTCTTGTAATGGAGTAGGAAAAGGTAATATAGAAGAAGAGATCCGAAATGGAGTCTGCGATCTTAAGACTGTTTCTGAAAAGACTGGTGCTGGAACAGGTTGTGGAAGTTGTAGACCAGAGATATTGAAAATTTTAAGAGAATCCGGAGCGGTCGCTCCGGCCTAA
- a CDS encoding argininosuccinate synthase — MAAQKNIKKIVLAYSGGLDTSVILTWLKETYGCEVVAFTADVGQKEELTGLEEKGIKTGASKVYIEDLRLEFARDFIYPAIQGNAIYEMRYLLGTSLARPLIAKAMVEVGKKEGADAFAHGATGKGNDQVRFELAFKSLAPEKEIIAPWRTWSFGGRADLIEYAKSKGIPVPVTASKPYSMDRNLMHISYEGGILEDPYREPNEDMFLLTVSPEKAPDSPEYVELDFVEGNCVAVNGKKMDPYQVVDTLNTIGGKHGIGRVDIVENRLVGIKSRGVYETPGGTILFHAHRDLESITIDRDTQHHKDKLSAEFAELIYNGHWFSSRMAAVRAFISETQRFVTGTVKVKLYKGNCIIVGRKSSVSLYNPEMATFEKEELYNQKDAEGFINLYGLPAKEAARLRRK; from the coding sequence ATGGCGGCTCAAAAGAACATAAAGAAAATCGTATTAGCATATTCCGGCGGATTGGACACATCCGTAATTCTTACCTGGCTAAAGGAAACCTATGGCTGTGAAGTGGTGGCATTCACCGCAGACGTTGGCCAGAAAGAAGAGCTCACAGGCCTGGAAGAAAAGGGGATCAAAACCGGAGCCTCCAAAGTTTATATAGAAGATCTTCGTTTAGAATTCGCAAGGGACTTTATCTATCCCGCCATCCAAGGAAATGCGATCTACGAGATGAGATACTTGCTCGGAACCTCTTTAGCAAGGCCATTGATCGCAAAAGCGATGGTAGAAGTCGGTAAAAAAGAAGGAGCAGATGCATTCGCTCACGGCGCGACTGGAAAAGGAAACGACCAAGTTCGTTTCGAGTTGGCATTCAAGTCCTTGGCTCCCGAAAAAGAAATTATAGCTCCTTGGAGGACTTGGTCCTTCGGAGGAAGAGCCGACCTAATAGAATACGCAAAATCAAAAGGCATTCCAGTACCTGTAACAGCTTCCAAACCATACTCCATGGACAGGAACCTGATGCATATTTCCTACGAAGGTGGAATATTAGAAGATCCTTATAGAGAACCGAACGAGGATATGTTCCTTCTTACTGTTTCTCCGGAGAAGGCGCCTGATTCTCCTGAATATGTAGAACTCGACTTCGTTGAGGGAAATTGCGTAGCAGTAAACGGTAAGAAAATGGATCCTTACCAAGTAGTGGATACTCTAAATACGATCGGTGGAAAACACGGGATCGGAAGAGTGGACATCGTTGAGAATAGACTCGTAGGAATTAAATCCAGAGGTGTTTACGAAACTCCGGGCGGGACAATTCTATTCCATGCACATAGAGACTTGGAATCCATCACTATAGACAGAGACACACAACATCATAAAGATAAATTATCCGCAGAATTTGCTGAGTTGATCTATAATGGACATTGGTTCTCTTCTAGAATGGCTGCAGTTAGAGCATTTATCTCTGAAACTCAAAGATTCGTAACCGGAACAGTAAAGGTGAAACTATATAAAGGAAACTGCATCATTGTAGGAAGAAAATCCTCCGTTTCACTTTACAATCCTGAAATGGCAACTTTCGAAAAAGAAGAACTTTACAACCAAAAAGACGCCGAAGGTTTTATTAACTTATACGGACTTCCCGCAAAAGAAGCTGCGAGGCTGCGAAGAAAATGA
- a CDS encoding nitrate/nitrite transporter — MKKFREFLSIGHFPSLVSSFLYFDFSFMVWMLLAALGVFISEEFKLGPAQKGMLVSVPLLGGTLLRIPLGLLSDRYGSKIVGLCGMGVTMFTLLLGWKFAHTLSEVILVGLLLGTAGASFAVALPLASRWYPKEYQGLVMGIAGAGNSGSVIATFFAPDLARNYGWHAVFGIALIPLAFAFIFFLFFAKDCPGTISKKPLKQYLVPIKSRDALFFCLLYSVTFGGFVGIASFLPIFFHDQYGVDKVTTGLYTSYCILGASLVRPIGGYLSDKFGGVTVLLGVFAGVASCLIAVSWLPSVGIILPTFITLMIFLGLGNGSVFQLVPLRFSKEIGIITGFIGAFGGLGGFFVPNLLGSLKAISGTFSVGFVVLSVVVALSAFLLFMMNTYVWGKNRKNESLELESA, encoded by the coding sequence ATGAAAAAATTTCGTGAATTTCTGTCAATCGGCCACTTTCCATCGCTCGTGAGCTCCTTTCTATACTTTGACTTCAGCTTCATGGTATGGATGCTGCTTGCCGCTTTAGGCGTCTTTATTTCGGAAGAATTCAAACTAGGCCCTGCGCAAAAGGGTATGTTGGTTTCCGTTCCCCTATTAGGAGGAACATTATTGAGAATCCCCTTAGGACTACTTTCTGATCGTTACGGATCTAAGATCGTCGGTCTTTGCGGAATGGGCGTCACAATGTTCACTCTGTTGTTGGGTTGGAAATTCGCTCACACTCTGTCTGAAGTAATCCTTGTTGGATTATTATTAGGGACTGCAGGTGCAAGCTTTGCAGTAGCTCTTCCTTTAGCGAGCAGATGGTATCCTAAGGAATACCAAGGCTTAGTGATGGGAATTGCAGGTGCTGGAAATAGCGGATCGGTAATCGCTACATTTTTTGCTCCCGATCTTGCCAGAAACTATGGATGGCATGCCGTTTTCGGTATTGCTCTTATTCCTTTAGCTTTTGCTTTCATATTCTTCTTATTTTTTGCGAAAGATTGTCCAGGAACAATTTCTAAAAAACCTTTAAAACAATATTTGGTACCGATCAAATCCAGAGACGCTTTATTCTTCTGTTTGCTGTATAGCGTAACGTTCGGTGGATTCGTAGGTATAGCAAGCTTCCTTCCTATCTTCTTTCATGACCAATATGGTGTGGATAAAGTCACTACTGGATTATACACATCTTATTGTATCCTAGGTGCAAGCTTGGTCCGTCCTATCGGCGGATATCTTTCCGACAAATTCGGAGGAGTAACGGTTTTACTTGGAGTGTTCGCTGGAGTTGCTTCTTGTTTGATAGCGGTCTCTTGGTTACCTTCAGTAGGCATCATACTTCCTACCTTCATCACTTTAATGATCTTCTTAGGTTTAGGGAACGGTTCCGTATTCCAACTCGTTCCGCTTAGATTCAGCAAAGAGATCGGGATCATCACCGGATTTATCGGAGCGTTCGGAGGTTTGGGAGGATTTTTTGTTCCGAATCTATTAGGAAGTTTGAAAGCGATTTCAGGAACTTTCTCCGTTGGTTTCGTAGTGTTATCCGTGGTGGTTGCGTTATCCGCCTTCCTCTTATTCATGATGAATACTTATGTTTGGGGAAAAAATAGAAAAAACGAATCCTTAGAATTGGAGTCGGCTTAA
- a CDS encoding nucleoside-diphosphate kinase, whose amino-acid sequence MARTFIMIKPDGVKNKHVGDILQRIEKEGFKILGLRYLKLSLEDAKQFYKVHSARPFYNDLCNYMSSGPIVAAALERDNAVQHWRDVIGATDPKEAAAGTIRALFAESKEANAVHGSDSDDNAALEISFFFKGNELF is encoded by the coding sequence ATGGCTAGAACATTTATCATGATCAAACCCGACGGAGTGAAAAACAAACATGTCGGCGATATCCTACAAAGGATCGAAAAAGAAGGATTCAAAATTTTAGGACTAAGATACCTTAAACTTTCTTTAGAAGACGCAAAACAATTCTATAAAGTGCATTCCGCTCGTCCTTTCTATAATGACCTTTGCAACTATATGTCTTCCGGACCGATCGTTGCTGCTGCTCTGGAAAGAGACAATGCTGTTCAACATTGGAGAGACGTGATCGGAGCTACCGATCCTAAAGAAGCTGCTGCAGGCACAATTAGAGCATTATTTGCAGAAAGTAAAGAAGCAAACGCAGTGCACGGTTCTGACTCGGACGATAACGCTGCATTAGAGATCAGCTTCTTCTTTAAAGGAAACGAACTGTTCTAA